From the genome of Streptomyces sp. V1I1, one region includes:
- a CDS encoding RNA methyltransferase, whose amino-acid sequence MAPELISPRSPRVTAARRLAKRAFRGKERLFIAEGPQAVREAVAHRGPSGEPTLVELFTTVEAAERYADIVDAARAAGARVHHASDAVLAEVSQTVTPQGLVGVCRFLDSPFEEILAARPKLVAVLAHVRDPGNAGTVLRCADAAGADAVVLTDASVDLYNPKSVRASVGSHFHLPVAVGVPVEQAVRGLRDAGVRVLAADGAGDDDLDDELDAGTMGGPTAWIFGNEAWGLPEETRALADAVVRVPIHGKAESLNLATAAAVCLYASARAQRAVGTH is encoded by the coding sequence ATGGCCCCCGAGCTGATCTCCCCGCGTTCCCCACGCGTCACCGCCGCCCGGCGGCTTGCCAAGCGCGCCTTCCGGGGCAAGGAGCGCCTGTTCATCGCCGAGGGGCCGCAGGCCGTGCGGGAAGCGGTCGCCCATCGCGGCCCCAGCGGTGAGCCCACCCTGGTCGAGCTCTTCACCACCGTCGAGGCCGCAGAGCGGTACGCGGACATCGTCGACGCCGCCCGTGCCGCCGGGGCCCGGGTGCACCACGCCTCCGACGCGGTGCTCGCCGAGGTCTCCCAGACCGTCACCCCGCAGGGCCTGGTCGGCGTCTGCCGGTTCCTCGACTCGCCGTTCGAGGAGATCCTGGCGGCGCGGCCGAAGCTCGTCGCCGTACTCGCGCATGTACGCGACCCCGGGAACGCCGGCACGGTGCTGCGCTGCGCGGACGCCGCGGGCGCCGACGCCGTCGTCCTCACCGACGCCTCCGTCGACCTCTACAACCCCAAGTCGGTGCGCGCGTCGGTCGGTTCGCACTTCCATCTGCCCGTCGCCGTCGGCGTCCCCGTCGAGCAGGCGGTGCGGGGGCTGCGCGACGCCGGAGTGCGCGTACTGGCCGCCGACGGCGCCGGCGACGACGACCTGGATGACGAGCTCGACGCCGGGACCATGGGCGGACCCACCGCATGGATCTTCGGCAACGAGGCCTGGGGGCTGCCGGAGGAGACCCGTGCGCTCGCGGACGCCGTCGTGCGCGTACCGATCCACGGAAAGGCCGAAAGTCTGAACCTCGCGACCGCCGCAGCCGTATGCCTCTATGCCTCGGCGCGTGCCCAGCGCGCAGTGGGTACTCACTGA
- a CDS encoding ATP-binding protein has protein sequence MAVGTSRLAETHGALLCQSGGLDAFGIDPDDLPDGLVVADENGRVICFNDAAVRITAVSKGEALGLPLERALPLEDLKGCRWWTLTDPYGGLATRVGQPERNLLLPGGREVLVSVRYVRERPTGPVRRLVISLRGTEARRRTERSHAELIATVAHELRSPLTSVKGFTATLLAKWERFTDDQKRLMLETVDADANRVTRLIAELLDISRIDSGRLEVRRQPIDIAAAVGRHIQSHIASGQSPDRFFVRIQRRLPDLWADPDKIDQVLGNLLENAVRHGAGTVTIEVAPASAKDDEKGTAVTVSDEGPGIPEESMGRVFTRFWRGSKRGGTGLGLYIVKGIVEAHGGTITVGRGPGGGAEFRFILPVGAPAYLK, from the coding sequence ATGGCTGTCGGGACGAGCAGGCTCGCGGAGACACACGGGGCGTTGCTGTGCCAGTCCGGCGGCCTCGACGCGTTCGGGATCGACCCCGACGACCTCCCCGACGGACTTGTCGTCGCCGACGAGAACGGCCGCGTGATCTGCTTCAACGACGCGGCCGTACGGATCACCGCCGTGTCCAAGGGCGAAGCGCTCGGCCTGCCGCTGGAGCGCGCGCTGCCGCTGGAGGACCTCAAGGGCTGCCGCTGGTGGACGCTTACCGATCCGTACGGCGGACTCGCCACCCGCGTCGGCCAGCCCGAGCGCAATCTGCTGCTGCCCGGCGGCCGCGAGGTCCTCGTCTCCGTCCGTTATGTGCGCGAGCGCCCCACCGGGCCGGTACGCCGCCTCGTCATCAGCCTGCGCGGCACCGAGGCCCGGCGCCGCACCGAACGCAGTCACGCCGAGCTGATAGCGACGGTCGCCCATGAGCTGCGTTCCCCGCTCACCTCGGTGAAGGGCTTCACGGCGACGCTGCTCGCCAAATGGGAGCGATTCACCGACGACCAGAAGCGGCTGATGCTGGAGACGGTCGACGCCGACGCCAACCGCGTCACCCGGCTCATCGCCGAGCTCCTCGACATCTCCCGTATCGACTCCGGACGGCTCGAAGTGCGCCGCCAGCCCATCGACATCGCGGCCGCCGTCGGACGCCACATCCAGTCGCACATAGCCAGTGGCCAGTCTCCCGACCGCTTCTTCGTGCGCATCCAGCGCCGGCTGCCCGATCTGTGGGCCGACCCGGACAAGATCGACCAGGTGCTCGGCAACCTGCTGGAAAATGCGGTGCGCCACGGCGCCGGAACGGTCACCATCGAGGTGGCGCCGGCATCGGCGAAGGACGACGAGAAGGGTACGGCCGTCACCGTGAGCGACGAAGGCCCCGGCATCCCCGAGGAGTCGATGGGCCGTGTCTTCACCCGCTTCTGGCGGGGGAGCAAGCGCGGCGGCACCGGCCTGGGCCTCTACATCGTCAAGGGCATCGTCGAGGCGCACGGCGGGACGATCACCGTAGGCCGCGGACCCGGCGGCGGCGCCGAGTTCCGATTTATTCTGCCCGTCGGCGCCCCGGCCTACCTGAAATAA